Below is a window of Musa acuminata AAA Group cultivar baxijiao chromosome BXJ3-11, Cavendish_Baxijiao_AAA, whole genome shotgun sequence DNA.
tccctataaaatatacaagctatcaaacctacaagctttcataacaacaaaggcacttctagaaactttcataaccttACCTTCAGCTACGTATTTACACTCAAGGGCCTCTAGGATGCCTAAAGAgataagattcttttttaaatcaggaacatgtctaacattagtgagcgtcttcacaataccatcatgcattttaattcggattgtgcctctaccaacaacatcacacgcgacattattgcccatcaaaataattccaccattacaagatttatatgtagaaaataaatctttattagaacacatgtgataagaacaaaccgaatctaaaatccattcatttttagacctcgtcctatcatcagtagcaaagaaaatatttccaacattctcatcagctactatagtagcttcagcggactcagtagttttctcaataatttttcccttttactttaatttattttttaatttaaagcaatcaaccttAATATGCCccatgacaatatctgcactttAAATTTCtatatctagatttagatctagattaagatctactactatcaaattctcttttatccgttCTACCCCTAACAAtcagaccttcagcctgattccctctatTTTCCCCACTGATATCCCTATCTAtctactccttagattttagtacagatttaatttcctgatatgaaattatttctttaccataaatcatagtatcatggaAATATTTAAAGGATTagagaagagaacacaaaagtaagagGGCCTTATCCTTATCATCAATTTTcgtatctatattctccaaatccatactaagaaatcaaatttatcaagatgtgagagtatagatgtaccttcagtcatccgaagcatatacaaactctgcttcaagtagagacgattctccactgtcctcttcatatataaggctttaagtttgtttcacatgctcttagccgtagtctccgtagctacctcccgtaaaacctcgttagagagatttagaataatgcttgatcgggccttcttatttaTACccacaagatcttcctttgacgtaccatctggaatattCTCAActccctgtagtgccaaatcaactccgtcttgaaccagaatggtctCCATCTTGAGTTGTCATATGCCAAAGttaacatttctatcgaatttctcgacaacgatctttgttattgtcatcgttgccaaaagatcccgaaaccaggctctaataccagtttgttagaactGGCCCTAGGAAATTTATCAAAAGGTAATTTGGCAAcctaataaagataataaagcagaaaaataaaagagacaagaaccATGGTTCAGTCAATTAACCTACATCcatggacgaaagaggagcaaaacaCTACTATAAAAAGTGACTattataaatgccttaggaagatgttcctaggccataaaacacttgaAACTACTGAACAaaaaaagcctaaagcaaacaattaggttttcttgtggtgcatatgatttcaaagcccaggcccttatttatagtttaaacaggagatactaaacttgattttcctgatatgggactatgtgggacttgccaaactaacaggctTTCTATGGTAACAAGTTATCCATCCTTATTTCCTATTGCTTTTTTGAAAATATTGTTTTAGGAGATGGGTAGGGTCATAGTAGTAATCGACGGATGATTATGGTTTTCTAAGGAAGGAGGAAGGGAAGTAGGGCGGGATTGGCCTCACTGAAGCAACTCTCATACACACAGCATGCTGGGAGGCATGAAAGATTTATGACATTAACTTACCATCCTAATCTCAACAGCCTTCGATCTCACCAATGATAGAGTGGAAGCCATCAATCAAGAAATAGTAGATAAGGCAATAAAGGAACTTGTTGGATTAAAAACTTTCCTCGAAGAGAATACTACATTGGAAACAAGAGGTGAGACTTGAGTCACCTCTTGACTAGGGGTGTGACTTGATAGGCCGAAAGAAACATTTTTACCTTTATTTTAGAGTTGTGGGTTGGTCTTAACATGTTTGAGTTTAGTATGCCTTTAAACTCGAATGGAAGTCCCATAAAGGAGGTCATACCTAACTTTTGACATCTTGGTGGAAACTCTAGGTTCTAGTGAGGACGATGAGTAAGGCCATGGGAGAGAACTAACAACTACTGGTTTTGTAGCTCACTTGATCATATCGGAAGCTAATATTGGAGAGATTTTAGAAagtgattatttaaaaaaattgagaATATCCAACTTGAATCCAAATGCACTAAGGGACTAGTTGAGAAAGGTTTAGAAGACAAAGATGTAGAAATACTTTGCTCTTGTGTGAGAGAGGGTAAAACAATCTATTTTCAAGAATATACATTGATGTCCAAATTAACCTACAGAGTCGATTATCATTGGATCTTGAAAATATGATCTTTTATAATAGCATTAGGTTGCTCATCCTTGTATTTTGTCACCTTCTTGAAAAGGTTGACTTAAGTGGTAGGTAGTATCGCAGTAGCAATCAATGGACAATTAAGGTCTATCGAGGAAGAAGTTAGGGAAGTAGAATAAGATTTGCCTCGCCTAAGTGACCCCTAGGCAGACATTACATGCTAGGAGGCCTGAGAGAGTGGCAACAATAACTTGTCAGCTTGACCCTCAACAGCATATGAAATCACCAACGACATATTGGCAAGCATTTGTAGAGGAGTGGTAGGCAAAACAACATAAAAGCTGGTTGCATTAAAAATCTTTCTTGAAAAAGGTAACTTTTGGAAATAACCAATGGGACCTAGGTCACCTTTTGACTAGGGCTTGGGTTAGACATGAGATGGGTATGAATTGATTGAACTTGACTTGGAGGGTGTGACTTGGTAGGTTTAAAGAGACATTTTTACCTTTGTCTTAAAGATGTCAATTAGTCTTAACTGGTTTGGGTTTAACATGTCTTTGAATCCGAAGTTAAAGCCTACAAAGGAGATCATACCCAACCTTAGGCATCTTGATGGATACCCTAGGTTCCGCTTGGGATGACAAGGAAGTCAGAGGAGATGGGGAGAACTCATAACTACTAGTTATGTGGCCTACTTTGTTGGAAGCTAATATTGGGGTGATTTTTTAAtgtgattatttttttaaaaataagaatATTTAACTTGAATCCAAATATCCTACGAGACGGATTGAGAAATATTTAAAAGTACATAGATGCAAAACTAATTTTCTCTTATATAAGAGACAATAATATGGTCTATTTCAGGAATATGCTTATTTGAGAGATAATTTGTGTCAAATGACTTAGTTGAAGGAACTCTAGAGAGAGATGGGGAATTGCATCTAAGTGGGAATAGACTCAATTTTTTTCTAATAGTGGCTAAAATTAGAGTTTCCTAGAGATGAGGGTTAGATGTTGATCTCTAATGAACCATAGCCCTCCCAACATTATATGATTCATCTCCTCTATGAAATTAAAACGTAAGTAAAAAAATCATGTATCCATATCAAAAACCTCTTGTACCACTAGTAAACCTTAGATTTTTAGGAGAAGGGACTTAAATAGGTCTAAAAGAGGAATCCTACTTAGGAACTTACCATACAGGCTACTCTATTGTTCCTCATATATTGAGGAAACCTCTTTGATGTCCATATCAACCTTGAGATTCGATTATTGTTGGATCTTGAAAATGTGACCTTCTTTAGTAACATCAAGTTGCCCATCCTATTTCCATCATCTCCTTAAAAGGGTTGGCCCAAGAGGTGGTTAGGGTCACAACATTAGTCAACAAATGATTAAGGTTTCTTGAAGAAGGAAGCAGGAAAGTAGGATGGGATTTGCTTGGCTGAGGCTATTCCCAAGTATGAGTTGCATGTTAGGAGGCTTGAGAGAGTGGCGACATTAATTTGTCGGCCTGACCCTCAATGGCCTAGCATCGATAGAGGAGTGGCAAGCAAGGCAACAAAGGAGCTAGCTAcattaaaaatctatcttgaaaAGGATATCGCATTGGAAATAAGTTGTGGGACCTAGGTCGCCTCTTGATCAGGGCTTGGGTCGTACATAAGATGGGTATGAACTAGCTTAACCCATCTTGGAGGAGGGGTATGACTTAATGGGTTAAAAGAGACCTTTTTACCTTAGTCTTGGAGATGTTGGTTGGTGTTAACTGGTTTGGGTTTAGCATGTCTTTGAATCCAAACCTAAGGCCCATAAAGAAGGTCATTCTCAACCTTCATTGTCTTGGTGGAAACCCTAGGTTTCGACGACGACGATAATGAAGGCCAAGGGGATAGGGAGAACTCCCAACTATTGATTTTGTGGTTTATTTTATCACATCGGAACCAAATATTAGGAAAGTTTTCAAATACGATTACTTGAAAAAATTGAGAATTTCTAGCTTGAATCCAAATGCCATAAGGGATCGGTTGAGAAAAGTTTAAAAGCACGTAGATGTAAGTATAATTTTTCCTTGTGCGAGAAAGGATAATATAGTCTATTTCTTATTTGAGAGACAATTTGTGTAAGGAGGCTAGGTTGAAGGACCTCTAGAGAGAGATGAAGTTGTAGCTAAGTTGGAATGGACTCAAATTTGTTAATAAAAACTGAAACAAGAGTTTACGATGGTTAGATGTTAATCTATAAGAAATCATAACCCTCCCAACaatatatgattcatatagaattaaaatgaaaacaaaaaacgTGAGTTTCTCACAATAAGTTTTTATATACTTAAATTCTTATTCTACAAGAAATTTGATGCAAAACAATTCAACAATAATACTCTTTATAAAACGTTTAAGCCCAAATCAAGAATAATACTCTTTACAAATTAATTCAAGTCGTTGCTTAATTCCCATATGGAACTAAAATTTGAATTTGCATATACACGCGAACCATTTACAGCAGAAAATAGCATATCACACCCATCAATAAGGGTCGCTACCAAATCAGAGTTGGATCAGTAAGACACCTTTGCTAATAACCCAGGTCATGAGAAGCCACGTTGCTATGAGACCAACCTTGACCTGAGACGCTAAATGTAAAGCTCTATGATTGCCTTGTGTAAATCGCTAAATGACATGGATCGATTTGCGAAATAATCCATGAATAACACCTTCTTTCTCTTTTGGTTGATCAAATTAATCCTAGTTTGCTGCTGAGTCACGTTTAGCTTGATCGATTTGACGACTttcaattgaaaataaaataaaaaaaacttttaatTTGTGAGATAATAAGAGATAGGTGAGAGTACAACCCCATATAACTAAATCGGATTATACATATTTAAGTTTGGTTCGTAacctaaattatttttatattttattttattttttcgctTACAATGTTAATtttcttgtctctttttgtttgaCTCACTTTGTTTTTCAATATAATGTTCAGACCCTTATTAGACTACACAAGGTTAAATTCTACATTGACCCTTTACATGCAGGTATCGTGTGGATACCTTAAGACAATCCTAACTAAGAACGTGACACAATAATACTATCATCTTTAAACAAATCTAATCCTAATCACTTAtccttaagtaaaaaaaaaaaaaaaaaatccccaaCCCTCTTAATCCAAGATGATCATTAAACCATTAGATGGTGGTCTAGCACAGTCCCATACTGCCTCTTCCTattaatattttttggatttcttcGTTGCTTATTTAATTGCCACCAcctccctttttctttttttcgttcGAGGCTCATTTCATGCCTTCGGTATCATACCATCACAGCTTGCCAAGGACCATTTCATTCCTTCAGTACCACTTCAACCCTCTTCCTATAAATACCATCTCACTTGTCACCCTTCTCGTGCCTTCTTCTACACCCATCTATTTACCCTCCACAGCCTAAAACGCAAGTCACCAGCTATGGCCACGTTTTCCCTCCtcatcctcttctccctcttcctcgtcCTCCCTCCCTGCCTTGTCGCCGATCCTGACCAGCTCCAAGACATCTGCGTAGCAGATCTTAACTCGGGTAACATCACACTTCGTCCCCCTTTCATGATCTCTTCTCGTGTATGATCATGGCGTGTTCCTGCTCTTATAAGCTGATCGCTACTGCAGACGTCAAGTTGAATGGCTTCGCATGCAAGCCTGCGGCAAAAGTCACAGAGGCGGACTTCTTCTTCAAGGGGCTGGCGACGGCCGGCGCCACCAACAACACCATGGGCAGCCTGGTGACGGCCGCCAACGTCGAGAAGATCCCCGGGCTGAACACGCTCGGCGTCTCCCTATCGCGCGTTGACTACGCCCCCGGCGGGCTGAACCCGCCCCACACCCACCCTCGTGCCACCGAGATCGTCTTCGTCCTCGACGGCACCCTCGACGTCGGCTTCATCACCACTGCCAACAAGCTGATAGCCAAGACCATTACCAAGGGCGAGGTGTTCGTCTTTCCCAGGGGGCTCGTTCACTTCCAGAAGAACAACGGTGCCGCTCCTGCCGCCGTCATCGCCGCCTTCAACAGCCAGCTTCCTGGCACCCAGTCCATCGCCGTTGCACTCTTCGCAGCTACCCCGCCGGTGCCCGACCACGTCCTCGCCCGGGCCTTCCAGATCGGATCCAAGGAGGTGGAAAAGATCAAAAGCCGCCTCGCACCTGGGAAGTAAAAGCAAGAGATGAAGTCAGCTGGGTTTACTGCCACTTCCTGCTTTAACTTATCATCGATCAAAACTTGTTTGACATTACTTTTCTGTCATTCGGATGGAACGCACTAATGTTTGTTTATTGTTCATTCAATCATCAGATAAATGACATTTCTCTTTCCCTTCTGAGATGATTATTCCAGAAAAAAAATTCCTATAAATTCCGGCatactgataacatcaagaacagaGATATACCAGTTCACAGGAAGAACCTACAAGTATTTAATAAGCAATCAAAAGCTGGGATGGAACGGAAGGACAAAAACCTGGGATTCTTGTTGTGAATCCCCACCACAAACCTGGCGTTTACATTAAGTTACCCTCGGGCCATCCCAGAAGAAAGGGCTCAGACAACCATCATAAGAACACTTTACTTCAAATGGGAGCTTTATTCATAAAGAGCATCATCAAGCCATCAAAAGGGTGTTCTTTTATGCATTTCCCAATAGAGAGAGACTGACATCTGATTAAGCTCTTTTGTTCTTTCACCATACTTTCTGACCCAAGTTGGAAGTAGTTGATGCAGTCTGTAATGGAACCTTGATGCAGCACGTTATCCGCCACGATTTTTTTGTGCCAATTGATCACCAATTTGCATCAGCCATTTTTTGTCATTCTTTTGACCAGGATCTGGTCCTCCAGAGAAATGTCTGATCTACGGACAGGAAATTTTCATATGCTCATGAACCTTGAAGTCACCTATCAAAGTAACCATTCAAGTAACTCAAGCTTCAGTATTCAATCATCTCAATCGAATACTAGGCATGATAATTGTATGACACGATGCTAGAGACTGAAATTTTAGGCAAAATATGAATATTCGACAGCagtttttcattttatttttattaagatggtccctttttttttcttgtctctCTAATATATAATTAAAGAGGCATGCTTATTCTATGTTCTGTTTAGTATTGCAATATAGGGCTCTGATTCATCCTTATATTTAGTTGAACTAGGTACTTTTAATCTTGGAAAAAGCCTCTATCTTTAAGAAATTCTCATAAAGCATCCCAACTTTAAAAAATTTTTATAGagtattttttttcataaataatcaTTATGCCCCTAGCTCCCATTAGACTAACCTCCCCTCCCCTCTACCTTTGCCCTTGGTCCTTGCCAAACTTGCCGCCGGCACCCTTGTACAACAGGCGATGACAGTCACCCTACTGGATCCTCCCTTGCGTGTGAGGGTCATCGCCACCGCGCCCCCCTCCTTCATCTCACGAGGGTTGCCTCCATCGGTCCCATTGCCTGTGCTCCTATGCAACGAGCGATGATGGTGACCACACTGGACCCTCCCATGCACGCAAGGGCTGCCACCACGCCTCCTACTTCCTCGTGCAAGGGCAGTGAGGGTTGGCATCGTTGTGCCCCCTCCTTTCGTCATGCAAGGACCATCGTCGCCTCGACGGGCCCCGTTGGACCCTCCTCAACGTGTAAGGGTGATGGGCAAGGATGGCGAGGGCTGCTACCCTGCCCCTTTCTTCCTTGTGCAAGGACGAGGCGAGCCCAGCGAGGGCCATGAAGGTGATAGTAGGTTTGATAGGACAGAGGGGAGGTGAGGCGATGGTAGAGGTGGTGCAAGGGTGGTATTGAGCAGAGATAACAATGGGTTTGACGGAGGTATAGGTAAATTAATCTTTTCACATAACAAGAGACGCTCTGCGACCACACAGTTGGTCTTTTTGTTATAGTGACTTTATAAAATGTTTACTGTGTTTTTATTTGTATTTCTAAAACACTGTAAATATCACATAAAAACACTATATAGACAATCTTTCCTTAATTCTTCTAGTATTTACAATACCTAGCATATACACAACTGCACTTGGATATCATTTGTATCTGGGATTCTAACAATGCTATTCAAGTATATCGTTATAGTGTTCTTATAAAGCGTCAAACACAAAAACACTGTAAAAATTTCATTTCAGTTCGTGACTCTACATAACATCTAAACAATTACAGTTCATGAGTCTACACATACTTTCATTCCGGTTTATATATTAATAAATGATGACAAGTATGTCCAACTGTTGTTGATTACATAAAATATACTTAGGAAATGAATTAATGATTTAGCCTTTACGGTTTCTATTTTAAACTTTACTGAGTTTCCCTTCTTATTCAGAAAACATCGTAAACTAAATACAAAAACACTGTAAAAGCTAAGTCATTCAACATACACGTCTTTTTAACGATCTTCAAACAAATAAAGATGAAATAGGTTAAATATATTTACATCTCTAACAATATAAGACTATTGGATCGGAGGGGATAAAAACCCACAACACTATAAACACAAGTGAAAGACACTTTCaaagaatggaaaaaaaaaaggggcggAGAAAATACAATATATGGAAGATCACTTACCTCAAACATTGTCTTAGCTGAAAGCACCATGATTTCTTTGTGGGAAGACACCCTATCACAGCTCCAAACCAGGGAGGAGAGCAAGAATCGATTTGATTGAtttttttgaagcaaa
It encodes the following:
- the LOC103972755 gene encoding germin-like protein 5-1 — encoded protein: MATFSLLILFSLFLVLPPCLVADPDQLQDICVADLNSDVKLNGFACKPAAKVTEADFFFKGLATAGATNNTMGSLVTAANVEKIPGLNTLGVSLSRVDYAPGGLNPPHTHPRATEIVFVLDGTLDVGFITTANKLIAKTITKGEVFVFPRGLVHFQKNNGAAPAAVIAAFNSQLPGTQSIAVALFAATPPVPDHVLARAFQIGSKEVEKIKSRLAPGK